The DNA segment AGCAGCCGGGGTATCGGGGGCGGGGTGGGTCATGGGGTGGTCCCTTCCGTGGGGGCGGAGGGCTTGATGAAGAGGGGAGGGAGCTACGGAGACCGAGGGCTGAGCGGGGCGGACGGGACACCGCTGGGCAACGGCGGGGTCGGGGCCGACGACAGCTGGTCGAGCGTGGCGGAACCCGGGCGGGCTGCGGCTGTCCTGAGGAAGGGGAGGGAGGTTTCGGCGTAGTGGGGGCCCGCGTGGGAGTGGCGGGGTAGTTCGACCACGGTGAGGGCGTCGTAGCCGGTGGCGGCGAGCGCCGACAGGACTGCGGGGAAGTCGATCTCGCCGTCTCCGAGGGGCAGGTGTTCGTGGTGTCCGCGGCGCATGTCCTCGATCTGGACGTGGCGCAGCCAGGGGGCGGCCGCCCGGACGCAGTCGGCGGGTGGGAGGGGTTCGAGGCACTGGCAGTGGCCCAGGTCGAGGGTGAGGCCGAGGTGGGTGGGGTCGCCGAGGGCGCGGCGCAGGTGGTGGAAGTCCGCGAGGGTGGCGAGGAGGTGGCCCGGCTCGGGTTCGACGGCCAGGGGGATGCCGGCGGCGGTGGCGGCTTCCAGAACCGGGGTCAGTGCTTCGGCCAGTCGGTGCCACGCCGTTGCCTCGTCCGTGCCGGGCGGGAGGGTGCCGCTGAAGCAGTGCACGGCATGGGCGCCCAGGTCGGCGGCCACCCGCACGGCCCGGAGCAGCAGGTCGGCGCGGCGGGACCGGTCGGCGGGGTCGGGGTCGAGGAGGGAGGGGCCGTGTTTGCGGCGGGGGTCGAGGACATAGCGGGCGCCGGTTTCCACGGTGACCTCAAGTCCGAGCGCGGCCAGGCGGCGGCCGACCTGGCGGGTGCGGGCGGCGAGGTCCGGGGCCAGGGGGTCGAGGTGCATGTGGTCGAGGGTGAGGCCGACGCCGTCGTAGCCGAGGTCGGCGAGGAGGGCGAGGGCGTCGTCCAGGCGGAGGTCGGCCAGGCCGTTGGTGCCGTAGCCGAAGCGGAGGGGCGCGGCGCTGGTCGGCTCAGCCGTCTCGGGCGTCATGTCACGCTCACCTTCTTGGCGAACCGGGCGGCCAGGGGAGCCAGGGCCGCTGTGATCAGGGCGCTGACCGGGGCGCCGGCGCGGGCGGAGAGCGCGGCCTGGAGCGGGATGGTGGCCCGGATGCCGCCGCCGACGGCCTTCTGGGTGAGCGGGGGTGAGGGGTTGAGGGCGGCGTGGAGATACGGGCGGCCGGCGGTCGCGGCGTAGGCGAGGGCGAGGGACGCGCGGAGGGGCCCGTGTCCGGCGGCACTCACCTGGCTTTCACCTAGCGGCACTTGAGTACCACGCGGCCCGCGACCCAGCCCGAGCGCCAAGGCCCCCGTGACGGCCAGTGCCGTCAGGGCGGTGAGGGGGGCACCGCCCTGGGTCTCGTGGCGGGAGACCGTGGTCACCGCCAGGGTGTGGGTGCCCAGGAGGGCGGCGGTGGGGAGTGCGGGGCGGACGCGGCCGGAGACGGTGGCGGCGCCGAGCAGGAGGTCCAGGGCGCGGGCCGTCGCCATGGCTGCGGGGCCTGCGGGAGTGCGCTTGAGGCCGAGGTCGTAGGCCCAGACGGTCGCGGCGAGCGGGGTGGCGACTGCGAGTGCCGGACGGCCGGCCCGGGCGGCGAGCGCCAGGCCGGTGGCGGTCAGGGCACAGGCCGCGGTGAGGGCGGCGGCGGGGCGGATGCGGCCCGAGGGAAGGGGGCGGTGGGGGCGTTCGGCGGCGTCCTCGGTGCGGTCGGCCCAGTCGTTGAGGGCCATGCCCGCTTCGTAGAGGCAGAGGGAGGAGGAGATGGCCATAAGGGTGCGCGGGCGGGGACGGTCGCCGGGGACCGCGGCCGCTCCCGCGAGGACGTCGCCGGGGACGGTGAACAGGGCGGGCAGGCGCAGGAGTTCGGCCCAGGCGGAGAGTCCGCCACGCCGCTCCCCCGTCATCGGGTCTCCCCCGCCCGCAGCCGGACCGCGAGGTCGCCCAGAGCCGCGTACTGCTCCGCCAGCCCCGCCGCCCCCTCCCCCACCGGGTCCTTGAAGTAGAACCCCAGCTCACCCACCGGCCCCGACACCCCCGCCTCGCGCGCCCGGAGCATCAGCCGGGCCAGGTCGAGCACCAGGGGTGCCGCGAGGGCGGAGTCGCAGCCCTGCCAGATGGTCTGGAGGACCATGCGGGTGCCGAGGAAGCCGTCGAAGGCGATGTGGTCCCAGGCGGTCTTCCAGTCGCCGAGGGCGGGGACGTCGTCGATGTGGACCTCGCCCTGGACCGGGGTGCCGAGGGTGTCCGTGAGGACGCGTTCCTTGCCCGCGTTCTTGGCGGCGGCAGCGGCGGGGTCGGCCAGGGCCGCGCCGTCTCCGCCGCCGAGCAGGTTGGTGCCGGACCAGGCGCGCACGGCGAGGGCGCGTTGGGCGAACATCGGGCCGAGTACCGAGCGCAGCAGGGTCTGGCCGGTCTTGCCGTCCCGGCCGGCGTACGGGAGGCGGCTGCGGGCTGAGGGAGCCGCGAGGGAGGGGTGGTGGAGGCCGGTGGAGGGGGTGAAGTTGACGTAGGGGCAGCCGGCGCGGAGGGCGGCGGCAGCGTAGAGCGAGCTGGGCGGGAGGGTGTCGCCGTCGGCGGCGGATTCGGTGGAGGCCACGTTGACGACGACCGTTCCGGCCGGGGCGCGGCGGGCGGTGAAGTCGCGGATGTCGGCCGCGAACGCCTCGATCAGCTCCTCCTCGTCGCGGTCGTCGTGCGGGAGCGGCCCGCCGGGGGCGATCTCGGCGTCGGCGGCGGTGAGTTCGGCGGCCACCGCCGCGGGGAGGCCGTGCGGGAGGACGCCGCCCGCGGCGAGTTCCTCGGCTCGTTTCGGCAGCGGGCAGTCCAGCGTGTCGTGTCCACCGAAGACGAGGGAGGGCAGGCCGGGCAGCCCGCAGTCGGCGAAGAGGGGCGTCTCCGTGAGCATGCCGGTGGGTGGTTGCAGGCCGGAGGCCATCGCGGCGCAGCCCGCGACCACGGTGGTCGCCACCGAGCCTCGGGCGCCGATGAGCCACACGCCGGCGGGACGGGACGTAGACATGGTCGGCCTCCTTGTGGACGTGCTGGTCAGGGGCGGGAGACGGCGGGCGGGGCTACGGCGTGCCCCGCCCGCCGCCGCTTCAGCGCCCCCGCTCCGGCAGTTCCTTGATCCGGACGTCGCGGAACGACACCTGGTCGTCGGCACCGTGGTTCTGGATGCCGATGTGGCCGTCCCGCAGGCTGCGGACGGGGTCGGTGTTGGTGAAGTCGTTCACCGGGACCCCGTTGAGCCAGATCCGCAGCCGCTCGCCCTCGACCCGGATCTCGTAGGTGTTCCACTCCCCCGGCGGGTTCAGCGCGCGGTCCCGGGCGGCGAGGTCGGCGGACTGGAAGCCGTACACCGAGCCGGTGGTCTTCTCGGGTACGTCGGTGGCGTCGATCTGCACCTCGTAGCCGTTGTCCACGGCGGACCAGGGGTCGTCCGAGGGCGGGAAGCCGACGAACACGCCCGAGTTGCCGTCCCCGGTGATCCTCCAGTCCAGTTTCAGGGAGTAGGAGGAGAAGCCGGTGTGGGCGTACCAGAGCAGGCCCATGCCGCCGGACGAGGTGAGCGTGCCGTCGTCGGACAGGGCGAAGGAGCCCGGTCCGGCCTGCCGCCAGCCGTCCAGCGAGGTGCCGTCGAAGAGGCGTCGGTAGCCGTTCTCCGGGCGGCAGTCTGCCTGGGCGGCGCCGGTGGCCCAGCGGAGGCCGCCGAGCAGGTGGGCGCGGAAGGCGGGGTCGGCGTAGGACTCGCGGGTGTGACCGCCGCCGGTGTAGAAGGCGCGGCCGCCCTGGTAGCTCTGGCACCAGGCGATCGGGTGGTCGCCGTTCATGGTGCCGCCGCTGTAGGAGGACTCGTCGAGCGAGGCCAGGACGTGGGCGCGTTCGCGCGGATTGGAGCGGTAGTTGTACCACTCGTCGGTGCGTTCCCACCGGCCGGGCAGGGCGGCGGTCGAGGGGTGGGCGTGGTCCTCGACCACGACCGTGGCGGGCTGGATCGCCGGGTGCGAGTCGAACCAGGCTCCGGCGAGACCGCCGTAGAACGGCCAGTCGTACTCGGTGTCGGCGGCGGCGTGGACGCCGACGTAGCCGCCGCCCTGGCGGATGTAGCCCTCGAAGGCGCGCTGCTGGGCGGGGTTGAGGACGTCGCCGGTGGTGGAGAGGAAGACGACGGCGTCGTAGCGGCGCAGGTTGCGGGAGGTGAAGGCGGTGGCGTCCTCGGTGGCGTCGACCGTGAGGCCGTCCGTCGCGCCGAGCTGCTGGACGGCCGCGACACCGTCCGGGATGGAGTCGTGGCGGAAGCCGGCGGTCTTGGAGAAGACCAGGACCCGCCCGGTCCCGGTGGGCTGTGCTGCGGCCGGGCCGGTGAGGCAGCCGAGCAGCAGTGCGGCTCCCAGGGCCGTGGTGGTGAGCAGGCGTGTGGTGCGCATGGGGGTGCCCTCCGCTCAGCCGGTGGTGAAGGTGAAGTCGTCCACGTCGAAGAGGGCGCCGGAGCCGCCCTTGAAGACGAGGAAGAGCGTGGTCGTGGCCTTCGGCGCGCGGGTCAGGTCGGCGCTCACGTCCTGGAAGGTCTCCCAGCCGCCGGTCACCGGCACGGTGGCCTTGCCGAGCAGGGTGCCCTTGGCCGATCCGGCGCGGATCTCCAGGGTGCCGCCGGCGCCGCCGGAGGAGACGCGTGCGCTGATCTTCCTGGCGTTGCCCAGCGCGTAGGGGGTGAAGGAGATCCAGTCGCCGGAGTGGATGTCGCCGACGGAATTGCCGCCGTGGGCGGTGTCCTTGGACTGGAGGGTGACGCCGGAGGAGTCGGTGTAGTGCTCGGCCTGGCGGTGGCGGGGCTGGGCTACGTTCTGGTCGTGCGAGGTGAGCGCGGCCTGGCCGCCGCCCCCGTTGTCGGTGTACTCGGCGTCGAACACGCCGAAGATGTCCTCGTTCTCGTCGTGTCCGCCGTCGGCGCTGGTCTGGATGGTGCCGGAGCAGCCCTTGGCGGAGGTCAGCGGGTGTCCGTGGGTGTCGTGGCCGAGGATGAAGTGGACGGTGACCTTGGAGCAGTCGATGTTCTGACCGTCCTCGGGGTCGGTGACCCTCACCTTGAACGGCACGGCGTCACCGAAGCTGAACAGCTGACCGTCCTGCGGGAGTTGGAGGGTGACGGTGGGTGCGGTGTTGCCGACGACGATGCGTACGGCGGCGCTGCCGGTGCGGCCGGTGGGGTCCTTGGCGGTCAGGGTGGCGGTGTAGGTGCCGTTCTGCCGGTAGGTGTGGGCGGGATTGGCGGCGGTGGAGCTGGTGCCGTCACCGAAGTCCCAGTGGTGGGTCAGGGGGTCGCCGTCCTGGTCGGTGGTGCCGGCCGAGGAGAAGCGGACCTTCAGCGCGGCCTGCCCGGAGGTCTTGTCGGCGGCGGCGCGGGCGACGGGCGAGTGTCCGTCGGTGGCGTTCTCGATGCGGTAGAGGGCGGAGTTGTCGTCGCCGCCGAACCAGGCGGTGCCGTAGTCCAGGACGTACAGGGCGCCGTCGGGGCCGAAGGCCATGTCCATCACCTGGGTGCCGGTCCAGGGGAAGGGGTTGATCGACTGCACGGCGCCGTCCGCGCCGGTCTCGATGCGCTTGATCCAGCGGCGGCCGAACTCACCGGCGAAGAAGTCGCCGTCGTACGCCTCGGGGAACTTCACGGGCGAGTCGAGGGCGGGGTCGTAGTGGTAGACGGGGCCGCCCATCGGGGACTCGGAGCCGTCGCCGAACTCCGGTACGGACGCGCCGTCGTAGGGAATCCAGGCGGCCTGGGCCGGGGGGAGGTCGGTGAGGCCGGTGTTGTGCGGGGAGTTGTTCTTGGGAGCGGCGCAGTCGAAGGCCGCGCCGGAGGTCCTGGTGGCGAAGTCGTAGTCGACGAAGGCGTCGTTCTTGCCGGTGCAGTAGGGCCAGCCGAAGTTGCCGGGGCCGGTGACGCGGGCGAACTCGACCTGGCCGCCGGGGCCTCGGGCGGGGTCGGCGGCGCCGGCGTCGGGGCCGTAGTCGCCGACGTAGAGGACGCCGCTCTCCTTGTCGACGCTGAAGCGGAACGGGTTGCGGAAGCCCATGGCGTAGATCTCGGGGCGGGTCTTGGCGGTGCCGGGGGCGAAGAGGTTGCCGTCGGGGACGGTGTAGGAGCCGTCGGCACCGACCTTGATGCGCAGGATCTTGCCGCGCAGGTCGTTGGTGTTGCCGGCGCTGCGCTGGGCGTCGAACGCCGGGTTGCGGTCGGTGCGTTCGTCGATGGGGGTGAAGCCGTCGGACTGGAAGGGGTTGGAGTCGTCGCCGGTCGACAGGTAGAGGTTGCCGTCCTTGTCGAAGTCGATGTCGCCGCCGACGTGGCAGCAGATGCCGCGCGAGGTCGGCACCTCCAGGACCTTCTTCTCGCTGGCGGTGTCCAGGGTGCCGTCGGTCTTCAGGACGAAACGGGAGAGGCGGTTGACGCCTTTGAAGGGGGCGAAGTCGGCTGCGGTGCCGGTCTCGGGGGCGTCGCCGGACGGGGTGTCCATGGGGGGCGCGTAGTAGAGGTAGACGAACCGGTTGTCGGTGAAGTCCGGGTCCACGCCGACGCCTTGGAGCCCTTCCTCGTCGTGGGAGTACACGGCGAGCTTGCCCGCGGTGCGGGTGGTGCCGGCCGCGTCGGTGAGGCGGAGTTCGCCGTCCCGGGAGGTGTGCAGGACGGAGCGGTCGGGCAGGACGGCGAGGCTCATGGGCTCGCCGACCTCCGCCTCGCCGCGGGCGAGGGTGACCTGCTGGAAGTCCTCGGCGGCGGCACCGCCACGGTCGGCGGCGGCAGCGCCGGGGGCGGTGAGGGCGGGGGTTGCGCCGATGAGGAGCGCACCGCAGGCGAGGGCCAGGGCGGTGCGCAGGCGTGGCCGGCGGTCTGGCGTACCGGTGGGGCGGTCGTTCCCGTGCACGGATGCCTCCAGAAGAAGCGGGTTGTACGGGCGGGTGGGGGTGCGCCGGGATGCGCCGTCATCCCGGCGGGGAGAGTGCGTCGCGGGGCCGGTGGGGGTGTCAGTGGCCGAACGCCGCGTCGAACGAGGCCGACGGCGGGTCGAAGTCGTACGCCTTGAGCCGGGCCAGGGCTTCGGGGGCGCCCTGGAGCCGGTCCATGCCGGCGTCCTCCCACTCGACGGAGACCGGGCCCCGGTAGCCGATGGAGGCCAGCATCCGGAACACGTCCTCCCAGGGGACGTCACCGTGCCCGGCCGAGACGAAGTCCCAGCCCCGGCGCGGGTCGCCCCAGGGCAGGTGGGAGCCGAGGCGGCCGTTGCGGCCGTCCAGGCGTTTGCGGGCCTCCTTGCAGTCCACGTGGTAGATCCGGTCCCGGAAGTCCCACAGGAAGCCGACCGGGTCCAGGTCCTGCCACACGAAGTGGGAGGGGTCGAAGTTGAGGCCGAAGGCGGGCCGGTGTCCGACCGCCTCCAGGGCCCGCTGGGTCGTCCAGTAGTCGTAGGCGATCTCGCTGGGGTGGACCTCGTGCGCGAAGCGCACACCCTCGGCGTCGAAGACGTCCAGGATCGGGTTCCAGCGCTCGGCGAAGTCCTCGTAACCCCGCTCGATCATCGTCTCGGGGGCGGGCGGGAACATGGCGACGAGGTGCCAGATGGCGGAGCCGGTGAAGCCGACGACCGTGTCCACGCCGAAGGCGGCGGCCGCGCGGGCGGTGTCCGCGATCTCGGCCGCCGCCCGGCGCCGTACGCCCTCGGCGTCTCCGTCGCCCCAGATGCGGGCGGGCAGGATCGCCTGGTGGCGTTCGTCGACGATGGCGTCGCAGACGGCCTGGCCGACCAGATGGTTGGAGATCGCCCAGCACTTCAGCCCGTACTTGTCGAGGAGTTGATGGCGCGAGGCGACATACGCCGGGTCAGCGAGCGCCTTGTCGACCTCGAAGTGGTCCCCCCAGCAGGCGAGTTCGAGTCCGTCGTAGCCGAAGTCGCGGGCGAGGCGGCAGACCTCCTCCAGTGGCAGGTCGGCCCACTGGCCGGTGAACAGGGTGAATGTACGCGGCATCGGCCGGCCCTCCTCGGACGTCAGAACACGATCGGGGTGTACACGGAGTTCTTCGCGGCGCTCTCCTCCACGGCGGCCAGCACCCGCTGGACCTCCAGGCCGTCGGCGAACGACGGGACGGGCCTGCGCCCCTCCGCGATGGCGTGCACGAGGTCGCGGGCCTGGTGGACGAAGGTGTGCTCGTAGCCGAGGCCGTGGCCCGGCGGCCACCATGCGTCCAGATAGGGGTGGTCGGGCTCGGTCACCAGGATGCGGCGGAACCCCGCGTGCGCGCCCGGCTCGGTGCCGTCGTGGAAGAACAGCTCGTTCAGCCGCTCCAAGTCAAAGGCGAGGGAGCCCCGTTCGCCGTTCAGCTCGATCCGCAGGGCGTTCTTGCGGCCGGTGGCGTACCGCGTCGCCTCGAAGGAGGCCAGCGCGCCGGAGGCGAACCGGCCGGTGAACACGGCGGCGTCGTCCACCGTGACCGGTCCCGACCCGCCCTCCGGCAACGGCCGCCTGCGTACGAACGTCTCGGTGAGCGCGGAC comes from the Streptomyces seoulensis genome and includes:
- a CDS encoding SCO3242 family prenyltransferase; this encodes MTGERRGGLSAWAELLRLPALFTVPGDVLAGAAAVPGDRPRPRTLMAISSSLCLYEAGMALNDWADRTEDAAERPHRPLPSGRIRPAAALTAACALTATGLALAARAGRPALAVATPLAATVWAYDLGLKRTPAGPAAMATARALDLLLGAATVSGRVRPALPTAALLGTHTLAVTTVSRHETQGGAPLTALTALAVTGALALGLGRGPRGTQVPLGESQVSAAGHGPLRASLALAYAATAGRPYLHAALNPSPPLTQKAVGGGIRATIPLQAALSARAGAPVSALITAALAPLAARFAKKVSVT
- a CDS encoding ThuA domain-containing protein, encoding MRTTRLLTTTALGAALLLGCLTGPAAAQPTGTGRVLVFSKTAGFRHDSIPDGVAAVQQLGATDGLTVDATEDATAFTSRNLRRYDAVVFLSTTGDVLNPAQQRAFEGYIRQGGGYVGVHAAADTEYDWPFYGGLAGAWFDSHPAIQPATVVVEDHAHPSTAALPGRWERTDEWYNYRSNPRERAHVLASLDESSYSGGTMNGDHPIAWCQSYQGGRAFYTGGGHTRESYADPAFRAHLLGGLRWATGAAQADCRPENGYRRLFDGTSLDGWRQAGPGSFALSDDGTLTSSGGMGLLWYAHTGFSSYSLKLDWRITGDGNSGVFVGFPPSDDPWSAVDNGYEVQIDATDVPEKTTGSVYGFQSADLAARDRALNPPGEWNTYEIRVEGERLRIWLNGVPVNDFTNTDPVRSLRDGHIGIQNHGADDQVSFRDVRIKELPERGR
- a CDS encoding PQQ-dependent sugar dehydrogenase produces the protein MHGNDRPTGTPDRRPRLRTALALACGALLIGATPALTAPGAAAADRGGAAAEDFQQVTLARGEAEVGEPMSLAVLPDRSVLHTSRDGELRLTDAAGTTRTAGKLAVYSHDEEGLQGVGVDPDFTDNRFVYLYYAPPMDTPSGDAPETGTAADFAPFKGVNRLSRFVLKTDGTLDTASEKKVLEVPTSRGICCHVGGDIDFDKDGNLYLSTGDDSNPFQSDGFTPIDERTDRNPAFDAQRSAGNTNDLRGKILRIKVGADGSYTVPDGNLFAPGTAKTRPEIYAMGFRNPFRFSVDKESGVLYVGDYGPDAGAADPARGPGGQVEFARVTGPGNFGWPYCTGKNDAFVDYDFATRTSGAAFDCAAPKNNSPHNTGLTDLPPAQAAWIPYDGASVPEFGDGSESPMGGPVYHYDPALDSPVKFPEAYDGDFFAGEFGRRWIKRIETGADGAVQSINPFPWTGTQVMDMAFGPDGALYVLDYGTAWFGGDDNSALYRIENATDGHSPVARAAADKTSGQAALKVRFSSAGTTDQDGDPLTHHWDFGDGTSSTAANPAHTYRQNGTYTATLTAKDPTGRTGSAAVRIVVGNTAPTVTLQLPQDGQLFSFGDAVPFKVRVTDPEDGQNIDCSKVTVHFILGHDTHGHPLTSAKGCSGTIQTSADGGHDENEDIFGVFDAEYTDNGGGGQAALTSHDQNVAQPRHRQAEHYTDSSGVTLQSKDTAHGGNSVGDIHSGDWISFTPYALGNARKISARVSSGGAGGTLEIRAGSAKGTLLGKATVPVTGGWETFQDVSADLTRAPKATTTLFLVFKGGSGALFDVDDFTFTTG
- a CDS encoding inositol-3-phosphate synthase, which codes for MSTSRPAGVWLIGARGSVATTVVAGCAAMASGLQPPTGMLTETPLFADCGLPGLPSLVFGGHDTLDCPLPKRAEELAAGGVLPHGLPAAVAAELTAADAEIAPGGPLPHDDRDEEELIEAFAADIRDFTARRAPAGTVVVNVASTESAADGDTLPPSSLYAAAALRAGCPYVNFTPSTGLHHPSLAAPSARSRLPYAGRDGKTGQTLLRSVLGPMFAQRALAVRAWSGTNLLGGGDGAALADPAAAAAKNAGKERVLTDTLGTPVQGEVHIDDVPALGDWKTAWDHIAFDGFLGTRMVLQTIWQGCDSALAAPLVLDLARLMLRAREAGVSGPVGELGFYFKDPVGEGAAGLAEQYAALGDLAVRLRAGETR
- a CDS encoding sugar phosphate isomerase/epimerase family protein, translating into MPRTFTLFTGQWADLPLEEVCRLARDFGYDGLELACWGDHFEVDKALADPAYVASRHQLLDKYGLKCWAISNHLVGQAVCDAIVDERHQAILPARIWGDGDAEGVRRRAAAEIADTARAAAAFGVDTVVGFTGSAIWHLVAMFPPAPETMIERGYEDFAERWNPILDVFDAEGVRFAHEVHPSEIAYDYWTTQRALEAVGHRPAFGLNFDPSHFVWQDLDPVGFLWDFRDRIYHVDCKEARKRLDGRNGRLGSHLPWGDPRRGWDFVSAGHGDVPWEDVFRMLASIGYRGPVSVEWEDAGMDRLQGAPEALARLKAYDFDPPSASFDAAFGH
- a CDS encoding sugar phosphate isomerase/epimerase family protein, with the protein product MTPETAEPTSAAPLRFGYGTNGLADLRLDDALALLADLGYDGVGLTLDHMHLDPLAPDLAARTRQVGRRLAALGLEVTVETGARYVLDPRRKHGPSLLDPDPADRSRRADLLLRAVRVAADLGAHAVHCFSGTLPPGTDEATAWHRLAEALTPVLEAATAAGIPLAVEPEPGHLLATLADFHHLRRALGDPTHLGLTLDLGHCQCLEPLPPADCVRAAAPWLRHVQIEDMRRGHHEHLPLGDGEIDFPAVLSALAATGYDALTVVELPRHSHAGPHYAETSLPFLRTAAARPGSATLDQLSSAPTPPLPSGVPSAPLSPRSP